In one Vulgatibacter incomptus genomic region, the following are encoded:
- a CDS encoding choice-of-anchor J domain-containing protein → MLAFSVAACGGDVGSEEGKGGSGGGGTGGVSEGGTGGTAGEGTGGTGGKPAEGTGGTGGNAGEGTGGTGGNAGEGTGGTGGDAGEGGTGGTGGGDPTQCAEDADCAGLAVEQCVVAVCNDGRYEGPIDSCVLVQAEVGAACDDGLFCTVGDACNLVGECVGKTPNDCGLEATDCSDVSCDELTATCSMVPVADGTSCEGGDVCEIAACQAGECVVAPKDCSAMGSSCSAGTCDPVDGSCVAEPFDMGTSCTLAGIGQCEVAACDGVGACVAEPLGAGTSCTLAGLGQCEVAACNGAGSCAAENRPAGTACSIAGLGQCQTASCDSAGACAPQNLADGTACNDGNRCTVADACVSGSCSGTYDGPACLAAATYLTEGFENCVASGWTFAGEWQCGTPTSGPNAARTGTGAFATKLAGEYGNNATFATSTATSAPIDLGNASSPVLSFWAWVNSEGSSTLYDGFNLKVRRSGETNFTLATAVTPAYRASIGTPSELAWGGLFASLGWQLYTVDLSQYAGDTIELRFGFRSDGSTTYEGIYIDDISIAEVDALPLSLIDRALPLAYVGHSFSTQPSRRGGGPNVSWTIVDGVNHGWLSIDPATGMLSGTPTSADSGPVSITVRVTSSELLANFAERTYSTRVDDLGSNLLYFNDLEGDCSNWTLGGDWQCGTPSIVGPSAAFSGSNLLATRLNANYNNDQTFATTKATSPAIDLTQASHPRLRFWAWMKTESCCDGFNVKASTDGTTLVPLTNTNPEFTATIDSQDAWSGDSSGWRMYEADLGAFAGETVFLTFAFRSDTSIVDAGIYIDDIAIYESAINPLSIVATGLADARLGSSYLARLARRGGSNGAVWSIVSGTNHGWLSIDPVTGALSGTPAASNSGPVQIRVRLEETLVPSNFAVADFDFAVVEPRPFGILFADDFSNCSAGWTLNSDWQCGTPSAVGPATCHSEPGCLATNLTGNYRDNLRWSSTVADSPTIDLTGASDPKLYFWAWMRTQSATTDAFNVKVSTNGGSTWSLITGVSRAYDGTAGGEQGWGGDRTTQGWERYSADLSAFVGQTIQLRFAFRSDSSTNHAGVYIDDVLVSERFADPLSIVTASALPDAFVGRAWSMRLARTNGSSLATWSIVAGPSWLQIDAATGELHGTPGPGDDGAANVTVRIEEPLNPANFATKDFTFQVLDLAPGGLFQEGFESCSAGWTLGGDWQCGTPTNVGPATCHGGSSCLATVLDGNHRTSQTYATNTADSPWIDLSGTANPRLVFWAWVYTQSNTTVGFNLKVSTDGTAFTQLTSVAPAYTGTVNSEQAWGGDLSAFGWRRYEADLSAYADQRVKLRFAFRSDTSTARPGVYIDDLKVMEAVYDPLTIVTSSLMNAFGGRSYEFPLTKAYGYGPVEWSIVGGSNHLWLTVDPATGVLTGTPAVEDVGPVTVTVRVQSTTVPTNFAEKTFAFDVLQLLPGQVYMADFTGCPAGWTLGGEWECGTPANVGPATCHSGSSCLATRISANYNNNASFATSTATSPLIDLGDLSAPVLAFWAWVDTEGATTLYDGFNVKIRRTGETAFAIATSVTPAYRATIDSQSAWGGYNASLGWQRYSVDLSAYEGESIQVQFGFRSDGSTNAAGVYIDDLLVTTAAAEPLAIQNANLPTGGVGFPYQATFTKTGGTSGSVWSMVPGQNASWLSFDPATRQISGTPSASDVGIVSFTLRVDEPSLPSNFAERTFQFEVIELPAGASYVETFDVGPGGWTLTGDWEQGTPSNVGPAACHSGTGCLATKLNGNYTKGSSSITSTADSPVIAVPPGPASTLTFWAWVSTYNANYDGFNVQIRRSSGSSFTVAAAAAVDPPYSGTANSQSSWGGELDQLGWRRYSVDLSTYTADSIVVRFQLYASSSFATIVDPGIYIDDVQVQYAHTVSPSITEVTASNAWVNVPYTQRVPKTGGAAAVNWSIVGGWNQGWLDIDPATGTLSGMPGFGDIGPVSVVVRAEDPNEPDLADELDVQFEVSGAEVYYSEDFEGACPNGWTLAGDWQCGTPTNVGPPSAHGGTQCLATNLSGNYDNSRTYAGSNASSPTIDLSTAVRPIAWFRMWTWTEGGTYDGANLQISTNGGTSYQAMSAVSPGYKFTISSQAAWGGNQSGAGWNLVRADLSAFAGQQVKLRFANASDGSVNYPGVYVDDLVVVEAD, encoded by the coding sequence TTGCTGGCGTTTTCGGTCGCTGCCTGTGGCGGTGACGTTGGATCCGAAGAAGGCAAGGGCGGTAGCGGCGGCGGGGGAACCGGCGGCGTTTCCGAGGGCGGCACCGGCGGCACGGCCGGCGAAGGCACTGGCGGCACGGGTGGCAAGCCCGCCGAAGGCACCGGCGGCACTGGCGGTAATGCCGGCGAGGGCACCGGCGGCACGGGTGGCAATGCCGGCGAGGGCACCGGCGGCACCGGCGGCGACGCGGGCGAGGGCGGCACCGGCGGCACCGGCGGCGGCGATCCGACGCAGTGCGCCGAGGACGCGGATTGTGCCGGGCTCGCGGTAGAACAGTGCGTTGTCGCGGTCTGCAACGACGGCAGGTACGAAGGTCCGATCGACTCCTGCGTCCTGGTCCAGGCAGAGGTCGGCGCGGCCTGTGACGACGGCCTCTTCTGCACCGTTGGCGACGCCTGCAACTTGGTCGGCGAGTGCGTCGGCAAGACTCCCAACGATTGCGGTCTCGAGGCCACCGACTGCAGCGACGTCTCCTGCGACGAGCTGACCGCGACCTGCTCCATGGTCCCCGTTGCCGACGGCACGAGCTGCGAGGGCGGCGACGTTTGTGAGATCGCGGCCTGCCAGGCCGGCGAATGCGTGGTCGCGCCGAAGGACTGCTCCGCGATGGGCTCGTCCTGCTCGGCCGGCACCTGCGATCCCGTCGATGGCTCGTGTGTCGCCGAGCCTTTCGACATGGGTACCTCCTGTACGCTCGCCGGGATCGGTCAGTGCGAGGTCGCTGCCTGTGACGGCGTCGGCGCCTGTGTGGCCGAGCCTCTCGGCGCGGGCACCTCCTGTACGCTGGCTGGGCTCGGGCAGTGCGAAGTGGCGGCCTGCAATGGCGCCGGCTCGTGCGCCGCGGAGAACCGTCCCGCCGGGACCGCGTGCTCGATCGCGGGCCTCGGGCAGTGCCAGACCGCCTCCTGCGATTCGGCGGGCGCGTGCGCGCCGCAGAACCTGGCAGACGGGACCGCTTGCAACGACGGCAACAGGTGCACCGTGGCGGACGCCTGTGTCTCCGGCTCCTGCTCGGGAACCTACGACGGGCCGGCTTGCCTGGCGGCTGCGACCTATCTCACCGAGGGTTTCGAGAACTGCGTCGCCTCCGGCTGGACCTTCGCGGGCGAATGGCAGTGCGGTACGCCGACCTCGGGGCCGAACGCGGCCCGCACTGGCACGGGTGCCTTCGCGACGAAGCTCGCGGGCGAGTACGGCAACAATGCGACCTTTGCGACCTCCACCGCCACCTCGGCGCCCATCGACCTCGGCAACGCGTCGAGCCCCGTCCTGTCGTTCTGGGCCTGGGTCAACTCCGAAGGCTCTTCGACGCTCTACGACGGATTCAACCTCAAGGTCCGCCGCTCGGGTGAGACCAACTTCACGCTGGCTACCGCCGTGACGCCCGCCTACAGGGCCTCGATCGGTACGCCCTCCGAGCTGGCCTGGGGCGGTCTGTTCGCATCGCTCGGATGGCAGCTGTACACCGTGGACCTGAGCCAGTACGCGGGGGATACGATCGAGCTTCGTTTCGGCTTCCGCAGCGACGGCAGCACCACCTACGAGGGGATCTACATCGACGACATCTCGATCGCGGAGGTCGATGCGCTTCCGCTCTCCTTGATCGACCGGGCTCTCCCCCTCGCCTACGTGGGTCACAGCTTCAGCACGCAGCCCAGCCGGCGTGGCGGCGGCCCCAACGTCTCCTGGACCATCGTCGATGGCGTGAACCACGGCTGGCTGAGCATCGATCCCGCCACCGGCATGCTGTCGGGAACGCCGACGTCGGCCGACTCGGGTCCCGTCTCCATCACGGTCCGCGTCACGTCCTCGGAGCTCCTGGCCAACTTCGCGGAGAGGACCTATTCCACCCGGGTGGACGATCTCGGCTCGAACCTCCTCTACTTCAACGATCTCGAAGGGGACTGCTCGAACTGGACGCTCGGTGGGGACTGGCAGTGCGGAACGCCCTCGATTGTCGGGCCCTCCGCCGCATTCTCCGGTTCAAACCTTCTGGCGACCCGCCTGAACGCGAACTACAACAACGATCAGACGTTCGCGACGACCAAGGCGACTTCGCCGGCCATCGACCTCACCCAGGCGAGCCATCCAAGGCTGAGGTTCTGGGCGTGGATGAAGACCGAGTCGTGCTGCGACGGATTCAACGTCAAGGCGAGCACCGACGGCACCACCCTCGTGCCGCTGACGAACACCAATCCTGAGTTCACCGCGACGATCGACAGCCAGGATGCGTGGTCGGGAGACAGCTCGGGCTGGAGGATGTACGAGGCGGATCTCGGAGCCTTCGCTGGCGAGACCGTCTTCCTGACCTTCGCCTTCCGGAGCGACACCAGCATCGTCGACGCGGGCATCTACATCGACGACATCGCGATCTACGAGTCCGCAATCAATCCTCTCTCGATCGTCGCAACCGGTTTGGCCGACGCTCGCCTCGGTTCCTCCTACCTGGCTCGGCTCGCCAGGCGCGGTGGCTCGAATGGCGCGGTGTGGAGCATCGTCAGCGGCACGAACCATGGCTGGCTCTCGATCGATCCCGTCACCGGCGCCCTTTCCGGCACGCCGGCTGCCTCCAACTCGGGACCGGTCCAGATCAGGGTCCGGCTCGAGGAGACGTTGGTTCCCTCGAACTTCGCAGTGGCCGATTTCGACTTCGCGGTCGTCGAGCCCCGTCCCTTCGGTATCCTCTTCGCCGACGACTTCTCGAACTGCTCCGCAGGATGGACTCTCAACTCGGATTGGCAGTGCGGCACTCCGAGCGCCGTTGGGCCGGCCACCTGCCATTCGGAGCCCGGCTGCCTCGCCACCAACCTCACGGGCAACTACCGCGACAACCTCCGCTGGTCGTCGACCGTCGCGGACTCGCCCACGATCGATCTCACTGGCGCGTCCGATCCGAAGCTCTATTTCTGGGCCTGGATGCGGACCCAGTCGGCGACGACGGACGCCTTCAACGTGAAGGTGAGCACGAACGGCGGGTCCACCTGGAGCCTGATCACGGGCGTGAGCCGAGCCTACGACGGAACCGCCGGGGGCGAGCAGGGTTGGGGCGGCGATCGCACCACGCAGGGCTGGGAGCGCTACTCGGCGGACCTCAGCGCCTTCGTCGGCCAGACCATCCAGCTCCGGTTCGCGTTCCGCAGCGATAGCAGCACCAACCACGCAGGCGTCTACATCGACGACGTCCTCGTGTCGGAGAGGTTCGCCGATCCTCTGAGCATCGTCACGGCCAGCGCCTTGCCCGACGCCTTCGTCGGCCGCGCCTGGTCGATGAGGCTCGCCAGGACGAACGGCTCTTCCCTGGCGACATGGTCGATCGTCGCCGGGCCCTCCTGGCTGCAGATCGACGCCGCCACCGGAGAGCTCCACGGCACGCCCGGCCCTGGCGACGACGGAGCGGCGAACGTGACGGTGCGGATCGAGGAGCCGCTGAACCCCGCCAACTTCGCGACCAAGGACTTCACCTTCCAGGTCTTGGACCTGGCGCCGGGTGGCCTGTTCCAGGAAGGTTTCGAGTCATGCAGCGCCGGCTGGACCCTCGGCGGTGACTGGCAGTGCGGAACGCCGACGAACGTCGGACCCGCCACCTGCCATGGCGGCAGCTCCTGCCTCGCCACGGTGCTGGACGGAAACCACCGCACCAGCCAGACCTATGCGACCAACACGGCGGACTCGCCGTGGATCGATCTGAGCGGCACGGCGAACCCCAGGCTCGTGTTCTGGGCGTGGGTGTACACCCAGAGCAACACCACCGTCGGTTTCAACCTGAAGGTCAGCACCGATGGGACCGCGTTCACGCAGCTCACGTCGGTCGCACCCGCGTACACCGGTACGGTGAACAGCGAGCAGGCCTGGGGCGGCGACTTGTCCGCCTTCGGGTGGCGCCGCTACGAGGCCGACCTCTCGGCCTACGCCGATCAGCGCGTCAAGCTTCGATTCGCCTTCCGGAGCGACACGTCGACCGCGAGGCCCGGCGTCTACATCGACGACCTCAAGGTCATGGAGGCCGTCTACGATCCGCTCACGATCGTCACTTCGAGCTTGATGAACGCGTTCGGAGGCCGGTCCTACGAGTTCCCGCTCACGAAGGCCTACGGCTACGGTCCGGTCGAGTGGAGCATCGTCGGCGGCTCGAATCACCTCTGGCTGACCGTCGATCCCGCGACCGGGGTCCTCACGGGCACTCCCGCGGTCGAGGACGTCGGTCCGGTGACCGTCACCGTCCGGGTGCAGTCCACCACGGTCCCGACCAACTTCGCCGAGAAGACGTTCGCGTTCGATGTGCTCCAGCTCCTCCCGGGCCAGGTGTACATGGCCGATTTCACTGGCTGCCCTGCCGGATGGACGCTGGGCGGCGAGTGGGAGTGCGGCACGCCTGCCAACGTCGGCCCGGCGACCTGCCACTCGGGTAGCTCCTGCCTGGCGACTCGAATCTCGGCGAACTACAACAACAACGCCTCCTTCGCGACGTCGACCGCCACGTCGCCGCTCATCGACCTCGGCGACCTGTCTGCGCCCGTCCTCGCCTTCTGGGCGTGGGTGGACACGGAGGGCGCGACCACCCTCTACGACGGTTTCAACGTCAAGATTCGCCGCACCGGTGAGACCGCTTTCGCCATCGCTACCTCGGTGACGCCGGCTTACCGCGCGACGATCGACAGCCAGTCGGCCTGGGGCGGCTACAACGCGAGCCTCGGCTGGCAGCGCTACTCCGTCGATCTGAGCGCGTACGAGGGAGAATCGATCCAGGTGCAGTTCGGCTTCCGCTCGGATGGCAGCACCAACGCTGCCGGCGTCTACATCGACGACCTGCTCGTCACGACCGCCGCCGCGGAGCCCCTCGCCATCCAGAACGCCAATCTCCCCACCGGCGGGGTGGGCTTCCCCTACCAGGCGACGTTCACCAAGACCGGTGGCACCTCCGGCTCGGTATGGAGCATGGTCCCGGGCCAGAACGCGTCCTGGCTGAGCTTCGACCCCGCCACGCGGCAGATCTCCGGGACCCCGTCGGCGTCCGACGTGGGCATCGTGAGCTTCACCCTCCGCGTGGACGAGCCGAGCCTCCCGTCGAACTTCGCAGAGAGGACCTTCCAGTTCGAGGTCATCGAGCTGCCCGCTGGTGCCAGCTATGTCGAGACCTTCGATGTCGGTCCCGGCGGATGGACGCTGACGGGCGACTGGGAGCAGGGCACCCCGAGCAACGTGGGACCCGCCGCATGCCATTCGGGCACCGGCTGCCTCGCGACGAAGCTCAACGGGAACTACACGAAGGGCTCTTCGTCGATCACCTCCACCGCGGATTCGCCGGTCATCGCGGTTCCGCCCGGTCCCGCGTCCACGCTCACCTTCTGGGCCTGGGTGAGCACGTACAATGCCAACTACGACGGCTTCAACGTGCAGATTCGCAGGTCTTCGGGGTCGAGCTTCACGGTCGCAGCCGCCGCCGCCGTGGATCCGCCGTACTCCGGAACCGCGAACAGCCAGTCGTCGTGGGGCGGCGAGCTCGACCAGCTCGGATGGCGTCGGTACTCGGTCGACCTCTCGACCTACACTGCCGACTCGATCGTGGTCCGGTTCCAGCTCTACGCCTCCAGCTCTTTCGCCACGATCGTCGATCCGGGCATCTACATCGACGACGTCCAGGTCCAGTACGCGCACACCGTCTCGCCGTCGATCACCGAGGTGACCGCGTCGAACGCCTGGGTGAACGTGCCCTACACGCAGCGCGTCCCCAAGACCGGCGGCGCGGCTGCCGTCAACTGGAGCATCGTGGGCGGATGGAACCAGGGCTGGCTCGACATCGATCCGGCTACCGGCACCCTCTCCGGCATGCCGGGCTTCGGCGACATCGGGCCCGTGAGCGTCGTGGTTCGGGCGGAGGATCCGAACGAGCCCGACCTCGCAGACGAGCTCGACGTGCAGTTCGAGGTCAGCGGAGCGGAGGTCTACTACAGCGAGGACTTCGAGGGCGCCTGCCCCAACGGCTGGACTCTCGCTGGTGACTGGCAGTGCGGCACGCCGACGAACGTCGGGCCTCCTTCGGCCCACGGCGGCACCCAGTGCCTGGCCACCAACCTCTCGGGCAACTACGACAACAGCCGTACCTACGCCGGCTCGAACGCGTCCTCGCCAACCATCGACCTCTCCACCGCGGTGAGGCCGATCGCCTGGTTCCGGATGTGGACTTGGACCGAGGGAGGCACCTACGACGGGGCCAACCTCCAGATCAGCACGAACGGCGGCACGAGCTACCAGGCCATGTCCGCGGTCTCGCCCGGCTACAAGTTCACGATCAGCAGCCAGGCGGCCTGGGGCGGAAACCAGTCCGGGGCCGGCTGGAACCTCGTCCGCGCCGACCTCTCGGCCTTCGCCGGGCAGCAGGTCAAGCTGCGCTTCGCCAACGCGAGCGACGGCTCCGTGAACTACCCGGGCGTCTACGTCGACGACCTCGTCGTCGTAGAGGCCGACTGA